In Bos indicus x Bos taurus breed Angus x Brahman F1 hybrid chromosome 23, Bos_hybrid_MaternalHap_v2.0, whole genome shotgun sequence, the genomic window TCCTCCCAAGTTGGCACAGTTGTTAGGTGTCAGAACTAGGACAGTGAGCTGGGGCTCTTGACTGTACATTTTACTTCCTGTCTGGTTAACTATGGAGCACCATTGAAGTGTTTTAAGCTAAAAAGTGATGTGATTAGATTTGATTTTTAGAAGGAATAATCTAGAAGCAGTGTACAAGATGGATTAGAGAGGAAGCAGACTAAAGGACTTTTGAGGGGTATTGAAGTTAGCTAGTGAGAATGCactagaaatagaaatgaagaagggATAGAGTTAGGAGATAATAAAAGATAGATTTGGACTCTGGTTGCCAAtagtaaaaattaactcaagctAGCTTAagcaagagaaaacaaatttacttaTTATTCAGGGTGTCAAAGAACTTAAGAGCAAGTATACAGGAGGCTTAAGAAGGGCTGGAATGCCATCAGGCCCTGCTCTCCAGCTGTCTTCTCTGCTACTCTGTGGGtctgctccattcttctttcttggcAGATCGATCTCTGCTTGTCAGTCCCAGTGACAGAGCTTTCCATCCCCTATACAGCACCCATATCCCAACACCACTCAAATTTAAGTGCTAAAGATCCAGCCGTCTTCAGAGCCGGGCCTTACCTGCTTTCACATCATGATTCCAGAGTTCATGAGGAGAGAATCTGGTCTGGTTTGGATCAGGTCTTCCCCAGATCTAACCTGTCCTACCCAAGTGGGCAGAGGTACACCACAGAAATATGGCTCTCCAAGGTCCACTGTCAGGAACAAAGCAGACATATCCTTACAAAGGGGGCTGCACTGGCACTTGAGCGCCACCTCTGCAGCTCACTTCACCTGTAACATTTGTAAAATGTTAGTGAGTATTAGAATGAGTTGAAAATGATTTCCAGTTTCCTGTTTAGGGGCTTAAGTGTATGAAGTTAGAGTTTGCGAAACTAGGAGATTCTAGAACATGGATAGACTTTGGAAGGATTTATGTCAGGTTTACTCAGTTTTGAATATCTTCGTACTTTTCAGTGTTTCAGCCTCCTTTGACCTTTGCCATAATGTTAGCAATTCTTCAAGCGTGAGAAAGTCATTTACTCTTCCAACAACTTACCATTGCTTCCCCTGTCCAACTCACTTATCTCCTTTCCTCTAtctgacaattttattttcttgtttaagtATCAGCTGCCAAGACATGGCCTGAGAGTGAGAAGGCAAGATCAGAACAGGAGGTTTTTGAAAATGGAGAAGTATGCTGGGTGAAATTTAAAAGTCTCCTAAAAGTTGTTTCCCAGGATCCAGAGGTTGGAGAAGTTTGTGTACAAGATGTCAAATTAGAGAATCAATGGGAAATGCCTgtgagagagaaatggagagaagagaaagaaagctgtGATAAAGTGActttcaggaaaggaaagaacCAGAAGGGACTTATAAAACACTTCAGTCCAAACTCAGAATGTATTCTGTATGGAGTTCttacagaaaagaaacagcatgAATGTACCCGATGTGGCAAAAACTTCAGTTGGCATTCTGACTTAATTCTCCATGAGCGAATTCACTCTGGCGAGAAACCCTATGTGTGTAATGAGTGTGGGAAAGCATTCAAGACCAAAAATCAACTTTCCATGCACCAGATAATCCACACAGGGGAGAAACCCTTTAACTGTACCCAGTGTGGGAAGGCCTTCAGTAGTAGATCCGCTCTTTGCCGACATAAAAAAACCCACAGTGGGGAGAAGCCACACCCGTGCAGTGACTGTGGGAAGGCCTTCAAGACCAGGTACTGTCTCAGGATGCATCAGATCAtccacacaggagagaagccTTACGAATGCAGTGACTGTGGGAAGGCCTTTCAGTTTAAGCATTCCCTCATCATCCACAGCAGGAGCCACACTGGGGAGAAACCCTATGCATGTGAGGAGTGCGGGAAGGCTTTCAGCGGGAGTTCAGACCTCATCAAACACACAAGAGTCCACACTGGGGAGCGACCTTATGAGTGCAATGAGTGTGGGAGGGCCTTCAGCTGGAGCTCAGACCTAAGCAAACACAGAAGACTCCACACTCAGGAGAAACATTGTGAGTGCCCTCAGTGTGGAAAAGCCTTCAGCAACGAAGCAGAGCTCACCAAACATAGAAGAATCCACACCAAAGAGAAGCCTTATAAGTGTAAGGAGTGTGGGAAAACCTTTCATCATAACTGTAAATGCCGGGCTCATGAACGAGGACACACTGGGGAGAAGCCCCATCGATGTGGGGATTGCGGGAAAACTTTCCAAGATCAACACTGCCTTACCATCCATCAAAGAATCCACAccggagagaaaccttataaatgttcAGACTGTGGTCGAGCTTTCAGTGGGAAATCAAACTTGACCAATCATCAAAGAATCCACACCGGAGAGAAACCTTACAGGTGTGAGGTGTGTGGAAAGGTCTTTCATCAGAGCTCAGTCCTGAGACAGCATGAAAGAATCCACACGGGTGAGAAGCCATTTACCTGCCATGAGTGTGGCACGTCTTTCCGTCAGAGTTCGGCCCTGATTGGACACAAgcgagttcatactggagagaaaccttatatatGTGAGGAGTGTGGAAAAGCTTTCAGAGTGAGCTCAAATCTTACTagacataagaaaagaaaacatagagtGTGGGAAACCCACAAACGTGGAGAGAGTGGGAAATCTCTCCAGTAACTGGTTCTCAGACCTTTTCATTCATCAATATTTTGACCACCAACACCTGAGAGTACTGATTCTGGTGTTTACACTTTATCATTTCTTCTTCTACTTCTTATACTGATCActcttgtctcctgtgttggttCTTCCTGGTTCCCTGACCCCTCTAATTGTGAGATCTCTCAAGCCTTTGTCCTTGACCTTCCCATTCAGTGTTTCTTTGGTGAGCACATTCACTTCCAAGATTTTGTCTATCAATAATAGTACTGCAATACTACATACTAGTGCCCTacacatgccaggcactattctttacagttttaaataatttaatcataCAACGTCCCTGtgggatgaggaaattgaggcattaaaaaaattaagaaacctgTCACGGATCCTGTAACTGGTAAATTCTAAACAAATGCCTGCTGAATGCTCAGACTTCTCTGAGCAATTTCTATAATCCTGTACCACATTTCTTGAATGTGAGGCTATACCTCAGTTTAGCACAGAACATTTTTTTGATTAATAAACATTGATCACTTTtagtaagttttttatttttttatttttttggccacagttctcagttccctgactaagAACCAACCCTGTGCCCCTTAAGTGGAAGTAAGGAGTCTTAacaactagaccaccagggaagttccagcaaattttaaattaaagcttAAATGGTACTCTTCTATATAGATTCAGAATTTCTGAGATTCAGCAGAGGAAGGAAGACAAGGcaaaggcagattttttaaattacaaataaatagaaatcaaGTGTGAGCTTTCCAggtgttgcagtggtaaagaatccacctgccaatgtaggagatgcaagagatgcaggttcagttcctgggtcagggagatcccctggagcactacatggcaacccactccaatattcttgcttggaaaataccattgacagaggagcctggtaaactacagtctatggggttgcaaagagttggatgtgactgagtacACACTGAGAAGTCAAGAGTACACAGCTCAAGTGGAAGTTTACATATGGAAGAGCATGAAGCCTGTCCCACTTTGTTATAAATGTACTAAAAGGTCTTCAAGGTGttgatttcttaaatatttgttttatctaTCTGCATGACATATGAAATGCTCTTTCACAAGGATTAATAAATGTATATCTTTTCAAGTCTTTCAGTGTCTCTTAACATCTATCCTTTCTCTTTCAAATGTTACAGATTCTTACTGCAGACAGAATTAAATATACACATGCAATAaggctaaggaaatggcaacccactccagtattcttgcctggaaaatcccatggacagaggagcctgatgggctacagtctgtgggatcacaagtgtcagacacgactaagcaactaaaccaccacgtTCAATAAGGCTACTAAGATAGAAATTGAAAATCCTAGAAGAGGATGCAAGTGTGTGTCAGTTAACATAATGACCATAATTGAGAATTAAATTTAGTTCTAAGTTCCCTGACTGGTCAAGAAAGAGATGAGCAGTGGGTTACCCAGTATTTGTCAAAGGTGTTTTacaagctaattttttttaaaactaacacgTTTAGGAAATGCTGGCTAGGTGGGGATTTTTCTTCCCTTAAAGACTTCTCAGGGTTTATAATATGCTGATGTCGTTTCTAAATCTTAAACAAAGGAACTGTAAGAAGCATTGCTTTCCCAAAGGGAAGGACAAAAAGAATCCTGTTTGGAGGAGCACCTTCATGCCCTCTTGTTGCACAGAAAACATTTTGGGAAATGGTTACACCTTAGCTAATTGGACAGAGTCCAAGATATACAATTTCCTAGTAACAAATTCCAAAGGGAATTACATGGCTTATTACACAATAGACAGATTAAACACTGGTCTTCAGGTTCAGTGTCTACAGTATATTAGAGCATGTTCCTTATATAGGCATTTCTTATATAGTTTGTTGAAGAAAACTGAGATGAAAACATTTCGGCTCTAACTCTAAAATTGCTTCTATGGAAGATGAAACTCTGTATATGTGGTTTTCAGATGATAGATACAGTGTGACTTAAGAACAGAGTTCAGGATGTGTCTGGAGAATTCAGAGtgcttttccagtcttttttaaGTATGAAGACCCCTTATTTGATGATGAAAACTTTTCACCAACACCTCATGCATACACGTACTACAAGTAGTTGTACTTTAATGCTGATGGCAAAGTGTTGTCATGTTCTCCAGAAATCTGAGGTTTCATTAATTACAACAGCGTACATGCTTttgtaaaatgtatatacatgttcAGGATGTTTATTTCACCTGCAAATTATGACGTGCATTTAGATTTTGGACTCAAAAGTCCTTAGCCTATGATGAGAACCCTCAAGTGCATCCTTTCATGTCGCTTCTTTAGTCCATCTTCTAACAGAATCTGGCAAAGTTTCAATTCCAGTTAAATTCTGGACAATTCTGGAGTGTTGCTGTTTTGTGTTATTGACTGCACAGTCATGTCTTTCAAACACTGATTAACTGAAGGAGGTGGCAAGCCTGACATCCCATTGTGAAAGTTGAGCAACCTCTGTATTGGGCCCAGATAGAGTAGACTTCATCCTCATGAGTCCATCTTCAACATGACTGTTGTCTCCCTAAAATAGTCCTATGATTGTGACACCtggctttatttgtttttattgaagtatagttgattacaatATTTTGTTCACTTCAGGTGTACAACTGCCTTTAAAACTCCCAACTGACTCTCAGTCCTGCACTAAAAACCCCCAAATTACTAGCTCAAACTCCAGGAATCTTTTGATACTTCTTTAACACTGAAaatgaacattatgaaaaaacGCTTAAGAAGTTTAGGATATTTTACCTGTGGAAAAGTcagcacattttaaaagaatcctAAAGTGGGGtgacagaaaaggcaatggcaacccactccagaactcgtgcctggaaaatcccatggacggaggagcctggtaggctgcagtccatggggtcgctaagagtcggactcgactgaacgacttcaatttcacttttcactttcatgtattggagaaggaaatggcaaccgactccagtgttcttgcctggagaatcccagggacgggggagtctggtgggctgccgtctatgggatcgcatagagtcggacacgactgaagcgacttagcagcagcagcagcagcagcaaagtggggtgaatgctcagttactcagttgtgtctgactcttttttagacctcagggactgtagcccaccagactcgtctgtccatgggatttgccaagcaaaaactgtagagtgggttgtcatttcttcttccagggaaaTTAGGATAGACTCGACTCTGCTATATAGT contains:
- the ZNF311 gene encoding zinc finger protein 311 isoform X1; translation: MQQVKRGESAVYHKEKEIVISDESPGSPNQLCIPDSMFLQERALPFPQCPALARDGSQGNLPGAKHTVMSQPQESVTFEDVAVNFSHEEWQCLTHAQRHLYKDVMLENYGNMVSLGFSFSKPPLISRLEQGAEPYVQDRQDWEFLSCSYPVSAAKTWPESEKARSEQEVFENGEVCWVKFKSLLKVVSQDPEVGEVCVQDVKLENQWEMPVREKWREEKESCDKVTFRKGKNQKGLIKHFSPNSECILYGVLTEKKQHECTRCGKNFSWHSDLILHERIHSGEKPYVCNECGKAFKTKNQLSMHQIIHTGEKPFNCTQCGKAFSSRSALCRHKKTHSGEKPHPCSDCGKAFKTRYCLRMHQIIHTGEKPYECSDCGKAFQFKHSLIIHSRSHTGEKPYACEECGKAFSGSSDLIKHTRVHTGERPYECNECGRAFSWSSDLSKHRRLHTQEKHCECPQCGKAFSNEAELTKHRRIHTKEKPYKCKECGKTFHHNCKCRAHERGHTGEKPHRCGDCGKTFQDQHCLTIHQRIHTGEKPYKCSDCGRAFSGKSNLTNHQRIHTGEKPYRCEVCGKVFHQSSVLRQHERIHTGEKPFTCHECGTSFRQSSALIGHKRVHTGEKPYICEECGKAFRVSSNLTRHKKRKHRVWETHKRGESGKSLQ
- the ZNF311 gene encoding zinc finger protein 311 isoform X2, translating into MQQIVISDESPGSPNQLCIPDSMFLQERALPFPQCPALARDGSQGNLPGAKHTVMSQPQESVTFEDVAVNFSHEEWQCLTHAQRHLYKDVMLENYGNMVSLGFSFSKPPLISRLEQGAEPYVQDRQDWEFLSCSYPVSAAKTWPESEKARSEQEVFENGEVCWVKFKSLLKVVSQDPEVGEVCVQDVKLENQWEMPVREKWREEKESCDKVTFRKGKNQKGLIKHFSPNSECILYGVLTEKKQHECTRCGKNFSWHSDLILHERIHSGEKPYVCNECGKAFKTKNQLSMHQIIHTGEKPFNCTQCGKAFSSRSALCRHKKTHSGEKPHPCSDCGKAFKTRYCLRMHQIIHTGEKPYECSDCGKAFQFKHSLIIHSRSHTGEKPYACEECGKAFSGSSDLIKHTRVHTGERPYECNECGRAFSWSSDLSKHRRLHTQEKHCECPQCGKAFSNEAELTKHRRIHTKEKPYKCKECGKTFHHNCKCRAHERGHTGEKPHRCGDCGKTFQDQHCLTIHQRIHTGEKPYKCSDCGRAFSGKSNLTNHQRIHTGEKPYRCEVCGKVFHQSSVLRQHERIHTGEKPFTCHECGTSFRQSSALIGHKRVHTGEKPYICEECGKAFRVSSNLTRHKKRKHRVWETHKRGESGKSLQ